A stretch of Pseudoclavibacter chungangensis DNA encodes these proteins:
- a CDS encoding quinone-dependent dihydroorotate dehydrogenase gives MYRILFRTVLSRFDAERAHAMGSWVVRLLGSRALAPLVGPVCAPDPSLRTEALGLVFPSPFGLAAGFDKDAHDVAGLEALGFGHIEVGTVTPVAQPGNPRPRMFRLIADRGLVNRMGFNNLGAAQAADALRRRRRGRAIVGVNIGKNKTTSAEAAVDDYVSAARTVRDVADYLVVNVSSPNTPGLRGLQELDALEPILRATREAADGVPLLVKIAPDLADEEIRRIGELAVRAGLAGVIATNTTIARDGLRTPARVVDAYGAGGLSGAPLRRRSLEVLRVLRETVPAELCIVSVGGVTSAADVAERLTAGATLVQGYTAFLYEGPGWARAINRGLARRAAGA, from the coding sequence GTGTACCGAATCCTGTTCCGCACGGTGCTCTCGCGCTTCGACGCCGAGCGCGCACACGCGATGGGCTCCTGGGTCGTCCGCCTCCTCGGTTCGCGAGCCCTCGCGCCGCTCGTCGGCCCGGTGTGCGCCCCCGATCCGTCCCTGCGGACGGAGGCACTCGGTCTCGTCTTCCCGTCGCCCTTCGGCCTCGCTGCCGGCTTCGACAAGGACGCCCACGACGTGGCCGGCCTCGAGGCGCTCGGCTTCGGGCACATCGAGGTGGGGACGGTGACGCCCGTCGCGCAGCCCGGCAACCCCCGCCCGCGCATGTTCCGACTCATCGCGGATCGCGGTCTCGTCAACCGCATGGGCTTCAACAATCTCGGTGCGGCCCAGGCGGCGGACGCGTTGCGCCGTCGCAGGCGCGGGCGCGCGATCGTCGGCGTGAACATCGGCAAGAACAAGACGACGTCCGCCGAGGCCGCCGTCGACGACTACGTGTCGGCCGCACGCACGGTCCGGGACGTCGCCGACTACCTCGTCGTCAACGTGTCGTCACCGAACACGCCCGGCCTCCGTGGCCTGCAGGAGCTCGACGCACTCGAGCCCATCCTCCGCGCGACGCGCGAGGCCGCCGACGGTGTCCCGCTGCTCGTGAAGATCGCCCCCGATCTCGCCGACGAGGAGATCCGCCGCATCGGGGAGCTCGCGGTGCGCGCGGGGCTCGCGGGCGTCATCGCGACGAACACGACGATCGCCCGCGACGGTCTGCGCACCCCGGCGCGCGTCGTCGACGCGTACGGCGCCGGTGGACTCTCGGGTGCGCCGCTCCGCCGTCGCTCCCTCGAGGTGCTCCGCGTGCTGCGCGAGACCGTGCCGGCCGAGCTGTGCATCGTCTCGGTCGGTGGCGTGACGAGCGCCGCCGACGTCGCCGAGCGTCTCACCGCCGGTGCGACGCTCGTGCAGGGATACACCGCGTTCCTCTACGAGGGGCCCGGGTGGGCGCGCGCGATCAATCGTGGCCTCGCCCGGCGGGCTGCCGGCGCCTGA
- a CDS encoding RluA family pseudouridine synthase, whose amino-acid sequence MSESRMLPVPDGLDGVRVDAGLSKLLGFSRTTAAEIAESGGVLLDGRTVGKSDRLAAGSLVDVTWEPARPVEVVPMVVPDLGIVHDEPSFVVVDKPVGVAAHPSVGWEGPTVLGALAAAGFRISTSGQPERAGIVHRLDAGTSGLMVVAKTEDAYATLKRAFKERTVTKIYHAAVQGHPDPLAGTIDAPIGRHPGSSWKFAVTSDGKPSVTHYETIEAFRHGSLLEVHLETGRTHQIRVHMAAQRHPCIGDPLYGGDPQLAARLGLSRQWLHARTLGFAHPETGEYVEFHSDYPADLANALELLRES is encoded by the coding sequence ATGAGCGAGTCGCGCATGCTGCCGGTTCCGGACGGCCTCGACGGCGTCCGGGTCGATGCCGGGCTGTCCAAGCTCCTCGGGTTCAGCCGAACCACGGCGGCCGAGATCGCGGAATCCGGCGGCGTCCTCCTCGACGGCAGGACCGTCGGCAAATCCGATCGCCTCGCGGCGGGATCACTCGTCGACGTCACCTGGGAGCCGGCACGCCCCGTCGAGGTCGTTCCCATGGTGGTCCCCGATCTCGGGATCGTGCACGACGAGCCGAGCTTCGTCGTCGTCGACAAGCCCGTCGGCGTGGCCGCTCACCCCTCGGTCGGCTGGGAGGGGCCCACCGTGCTCGGTGCGCTCGCCGCGGCCGGGTTCCGCATCTCGACCTCGGGACAACCCGAACGGGCGGGGATCGTCCACCGGCTCGACGCCGGGACCTCGGGACTCATGGTGGTCGCGAAGACGGAGGACGCCTACGCGACGCTCAAGCGCGCCTTCAAGGAGCGCACCGTGACGAAGATCTACCACGCGGCCGTGCAGGGGCACCCCGACCCGCTCGCCGGAACGATCGACGCTCCCATCGGTCGGCACCCGGGCTCCTCGTGGAAGTTCGCGGTCACCTCCGACGGCAAGCCCTCGGTCACGCACTACGAGACGATCGAGGCGTTCCGGCACGGCAGCCTGCTCGAGGTGCACCTCGAGACCGGCCGGACGCACCAGATCCGTGTGCACATGGCGGCGCAGCGGCATCCCTGCATCGGTGACCCGCTCTACGGTGGGGACCCGCAGCTCGCCGCCCGACTCGGTCTGTCGCGGCAATGGTTGCATGCGCGCACACTCGGGTTCGCGCACCCCGAGACGGGGGAGTACGTCGAGTTCCACAGCGACTACCCGGCCGATCTCGCGAACGCGCTGGAGCTGCTCCGCGAGTCCTGA
- the erpA gene encoding iron-sulfur cluster insertion protein ErpA: MTTVLEGITMTEATHNVTLTEAAAAKVKSLLSQEGREDLRLRIAVQPGGCSGLIYQLFFDERELDGDASVDFDGVEVIIDPMSVPYLEGAAIDFEDTIQKQSFTIDNPSATGSCACGDSFH, encoded by the coding sequence ATGACGACCGTACTCGAGGGCATCACCATGACCGAGGCCACGCACAACGTGACCCTCACCGAGGCGGCCGCGGCGAAGGTCAAGAGCCTCCTCTCGCAGGAGGGCCGCGAGGACCTGCGACTCCGCATCGCCGTCCAGCCCGGCGGCTGCTCGGGCCTCATCTACCAGCTCTTCTTCGACGAGCGCGAGCTCGACGGGGACGCATCGGTCGACTTCGACGGGGTCGAGGTCATCATCGACCCCATGAGCGTCCCCTACCTCGAGGGCGCGGCGATCGACTTCGAGGACACGATCCAGAAGCAGAGCTTCACGATCGACAACCCCAGCGCGACGGGTTCGTGCGCGTGCGGGGACTCCTTCCACTGA
- the nrdR gene encoding transcriptional regulator NrdR produces MHCPFCRHPDSRVVDSRTTDDGNSIRRRRQCPECGRRFSTIETASLSVVKRNGVVEPFSRDKVVAGVRKACQGRPVTDTDLALLAQRVEESVRSSGASQVETNDIGIAILAPLRELDDVAYLRFASVYQAFADLEDFAAAIDALRHDGVTSKYGAADLSETGE; encoded by the coding sequence ATGCACTGCCCGTTCTGCCGGCACCCCGACTCGAGGGTCGTCGACTCACGCACGACCGACGACGGCAACTCCATCCGTCGTCGGCGTCAGTGCCCCGAGTGCGGTCGTCGGTTCTCGACGATCGAGACCGCGAGCCTCTCGGTCGTCAAGCGCAACGGTGTCGTCGAGCCGTTCTCGCGCGACAAGGTCGTCGCGGGTGTGCGCAAGGCGTGCCAGGGGCGTCCGGTCACCGACACGGACCTGGCCCTCCTCGCCCAGCGCGTCGAGGAGTCCGTCCGCTCGTCGGGCGCCTCGCAGGTCGAGACGAACGACATCGGTATCGCGATCCTCGCGCCGCTGCGCGAGCTCGACGACGTCGCGTACCTGCGCTTCGCGTCGGTCTACCAGGCCTTCGCCGACCTCGAGGACTTCGCCGCGGCCATCGACGCGCTCCGGCACGACGGGGTGACCTCGAAGTACGGGGCCGCCGATCTCAGCGAGACGGGGGAGTAG
- a CDS encoding DUF3043 domain-containing protein, giving the protein MAKQESAGDHPASTGKKGPTPSRREREAANRRPLVPEDRKQAKREMQAQMRAKQAEAREGMARGDDRYLRPTERGPQKRFLRDYIDARFSLGEFLLPLMFLVIFATFLPSQQAGIWAMAFIWVFLAIAIAEALIVANVIKRKITAVVGASNVEKGIILGTITRIMQLRPLRMPKARVKRGEKIEFTGK; this is encoded by the coding sequence ATGGCCAAGCAGGAGTCCGCGGGCGACCACCCGGCATCCACGGGGAAGAAGGGGCCGACACCCTCGCGGCGCGAACGCGAGGCGGCGAACCGGCGCCCGCTCGTCCCCGAGGACCGCAAGCAGGCCAAGCGGGAGATGCAGGCGCAGATGCGCGCCAAGCAGGCCGAGGCCCGCGAGGGCATGGCCCGGGGCGACGACCGCTACCTGCGTCCGACCGAGCGCGGGCCGCAGAAGCGCTTCCTGCGCGACTACATCGACGCGCGCTTCTCCCTCGGCGAGTTCCTCCTGCCGCTCATGTTCCTCGTCATCTTCGCCACGTTCCTCCCCAGCCAGCAGGCGGGCATCTGGGCGATGGCGTTCATCTGGGTGTTCCTCGCGATCGCGATCGCGGAGGCCCTCATCGTGGCGAATGTCATCAAGCGGAAGATCACCGCGGTCGTCGGCGCCTCGAACGTCGAGAAGGGCATCATCCTCGGCACGATCACGCGCATCATGCAGCTGCGGCCGCTCCGGATGCCGAAGGCACGCGTCAAGCGTGGCGAGAAGATCGAGTTCACGGGGAAGTGA
- the hisD gene encoding histidinol dehydrogenase gives MLRTIDLRATSLSPTALRDALPRPEIDVSVAAETAATLIDDVRTRGADALRDQAERLDGGAPDHVTATADELAAARAGLAPDVRDALERMIERVRAGSAAQVPPAAATTLAPGATVTQRWQPVERVGLYVPGGKAVYPSSVVMNVVAAQAAGVRSIAIASPPQRAFGGAVHPTVLGAAALLGVREVHAMGGAGAIGALAYGVESLGIERVDVITGPGNVYVAAAKRIVQSVVGIDMEAGPTEILVIADASADPDLVASDLVSQAEHDEMAASVLVTDDADLADRIAERVAARAAATRHADRVAIALAGPQSAIVLVDDLAAAAAVSNAYGPEHLEIQTADDEAVLADITNAGAIFLGAHSPVSLGDYLAGSNHVLPTGGQSAHAAGLGAHTFLRPQQIIRYDAPALAEVADAIVALSGAEDLPAHGEAVRARTT, from the coding sequence ATGCTGCGAACGATCGATCTGCGCGCCACCTCCCTCTCGCCGACCGCCCTGCGCGACGCCCTCCCGCGACCCGAGATCGACGTCTCGGTCGCGGCCGAGACCGCGGCGACCCTCATCGACGACGTCCGCACGCGCGGTGCGGACGCGCTCCGCGACCAGGCGGAGCGGCTCGACGGCGGTGCGCCCGACCACGTCACGGCGACCGCGGACGAACTCGCGGCGGCCCGCGCCGGCCTCGCCCCCGACGTGCGGGACGCGCTCGAGCGCATGATCGAGCGGGTCCGCGCCGGTTCGGCCGCGCAGGTGCCGCCGGCCGCGGCGACGACCCTCGCCCCCGGCGCGACGGTCACGCAGCGCTGGCAGCCGGTCGAACGCGTCGGGCTGTACGTGCCCGGCGGGAAGGCCGTGTACCCGTCGAGCGTCGTCATGAACGTCGTCGCGGCCCAGGCGGCCGGGGTGCGTTCGATCGCCATCGCCTCGCCGCCGCAGCGCGCGTTCGGTGGCGCCGTGCACCCGACCGTCCTCGGCGCGGCCGCGCTGCTCGGCGTCCGGGAGGTGCACGCCATGGGCGGCGCCGGTGCGATCGGCGCACTCGCGTACGGTGTCGAGTCACTCGGCATCGAGCGCGTCGACGTCATCACCGGCCCGGGCAACGTGTACGTCGCCGCCGCGAAGCGCATCGTGCAGTCGGTCGTCGGCATCGACATGGAGGCGGGACCGACCGAGATCCTCGTCATCGCCGATGCGAGCGCGGACCCCGACCTCGTCGCGAGCGATCTCGTGAGCCAGGCGGAGCACGACGAGATGGCGGCCTCGGTCCTCGTGACCGACGACGCCGACCTCGCCGACCGCATCGCCGAGCGCGTCGCCGCACGGGCAGCCGCGACCCGCCACGCCGACCGTGTCGCGATCGCGCTCGCCGGGCCGCAATCGGCGATCGTCCTCGTGGACGATCTCGCCGCGGCCGCCGCGGTCTCGAACGCGTACGGCCCCGAGCACCTCGAGATCCAGACGGCGGACGACGAGGCCGTGCTCGCGGACATCACGAACGCCGGTGCGATTTTCCTCGGGGCGCACTCACCCGTGAGCCTCGGCGACTATCTCGCCGGGTCCAACCACGTACTCCCGACCGGCGGCCAATCCGCCCACGCGGCGGGGCTCGGTGCACACACGTTCCTGCGTCCCCAGCAGATCATCCGCTACGACGCCCCCGCGCTGGCCGAGGTCGCCGATGCGATCGTCGCGCTCTCCGGCGCCGAGGACCTGCCCGCGCACGGCGAGGCCGTCCGGGCCCGGACGACCTGA
- a CDS encoding dipeptidase: protein MTTPLDADHRASDDAIRRAVDADLPRTIARLADLVRIPSVSWDAFDRAHVRASAEAVAELARATGVFERVEVLDAVDDEGRQGQPAVVAVRSAPAGAPRVLLYAHHDVQPPGSDADWDTPPYEPTVVGDRLHGRGASDDKAGVMTHVAAVEAVRAALGDDFPLGIALFVEGEEENGSRSFRPFLEAHGAHLDADVIVVADSDNPSVDVPGLTVSLRGNVTCTVTVRTLAHASHSGMFGGAAPDAMLATIRLLDTLWDEDGAVAVAGLTSRPGGAGGDLEDLRRDAGLLDGVRPIGRGELNDRLWNEPAITITGIDAPSLANASNTLVPVVSVRLSARIAPGQRAEDAAEHIRRHLEEHAPFGASVEISGVDAGNPFLVDVDAPAVTAMRDAMHEGWGTEAALTGIGGSIPFIADLVERFPDAQILVTGVEDPATRAHSPNESQHLGVLRRAILTEAVFLARLAAGGGNVSTSREGYPGDGGAPAEGPHPDTAEEQA, encoded by the coding sequence ATGACGACCCCACTCGACGCCGACCACCGTGCGTCCGACGACGCCATCCGACGCGCCGTCGACGCCGACCTGCCACGGACCATCGCCCGCCTCGCCGACCTCGTGCGCATCCCGTCCGTCTCCTGGGACGCGTTCGACCGTGCCCACGTCCGCGCGAGCGCCGAGGCGGTCGCGGAACTCGCACGGGCGACGGGTGTGTTCGAGCGCGTCGAGGTGCTCGACGCCGTCGACGACGAGGGGCGACAGGGGCAGCCCGCGGTGGTCGCGGTCCGCTCGGCACCCGCCGGTGCGCCGCGCGTGCTGCTCTACGCCCACCACGACGTCCAGCCCCCGGGATCCGACGCGGACTGGGACACGCCACCGTACGAACCGACCGTCGTCGGGGACCGGCTCCACGGCCGCGGTGCGAGCGACGACAAGGCGGGCGTCATGACGCACGTCGCCGCGGTCGAGGCCGTGCGTGCCGCACTCGGCGACGATTTCCCGCTCGGCATCGCGCTGTTCGTCGAGGGGGAGGAGGAGAACGGCTCGCGCAGCTTCCGTCCCTTCCTCGAGGCCCACGGCGCACACCTCGACGCGGACGTCATCGTCGTCGCGGACAGCGACAACCCGTCCGTCGACGTGCCCGGCCTCACGGTCTCGCTGCGCGGCAACGTGACGTGCACCGTGACGGTCCGCACGCTCGCTCACGCCTCCCACTCCGGGATGTTCGGCGGTGCGGCGCCTGATGCGATGCTCGCGACGATCCGATTGCTCGACACCCTGTGGGACGAGGACGGTGCCGTGGCCGTCGCGGGACTCACGTCGCGACCGGGCGGTGCGGGCGGGGATCTCGAGGACCTGCGACGCGATGCGGGGCTCCTCGACGGCGTGCGGCCCATCGGGCGCGGCGAGCTCAACGACCGCCTCTGGAACGAGCCGGCGATCACGATCACGGGCATCGACGCCCCGAGCCTCGCGAACGCCTCGAACACCCTCGTACCCGTCGTCTCGGTGCGTCTCTCCGCCCGCATCGCCCCCGGCCAGCGCGCCGAGGACGCCGCCGAGCACATCCGCCGACACCTCGAGGAGCACGCGCCGTTCGGTGCATCGGTCGAGATCTCGGGCGTCGACGCGGGGAACCCGTTCCTCGTCGACGTCGACGCCCCGGCCGTGACCGCGATGCGTGACGCGATGCACGAGGGGTGGGGGACCGAAGCGGCACTCACGGGCATCGGTGGCTCGATCCCGTTCATCGCGGATCTCGTCGAACGATTCCCCGACGCGCAGATCCTCGTCACGGGCGTGGAGGATCCCGCGACGAGAGCCCACAGCCCGAACGAATCGCAGCACCTGGGCGTCCTGCGACGCGCGATCCTGACCGAGGCGGTCTTCCTGGCCCGCCTCGCCGCCGGCGGCGGGAATGTGTCGACGAGCCGGGAGGGTTATCCTGGAGACGGCGGTGCACCCGCCGAGGGACCCCATCCGGACACCGCAGAGGAGCAAGCATGA
- the lspA gene encoding signal peptidase II, translated as MLIGAVALCVYGLDQLTKAIVERSLTEGEPVPVLGRVLQWYFVRNPGAAFSFAEGQTWLFTGFAIVMIVVIVVVARRIHSARWAAVFGLVLGGVLGNLTDRLLRPPGFGVGHVVDFISTPWLIPAIYNIADMGIVFGMILFVLLTVLDVGFDGVRRRSRSDGAPAPEDEPDEASGGVGTPPAPGTDEREGRA; from the coding sequence GTGCTGATCGGCGCGGTCGCGCTGTGCGTGTACGGACTCGACCAGCTCACGAAGGCGATCGTCGAACGATCGCTCACCGAGGGCGAGCCGGTGCCCGTTCTCGGGCGCGTGCTGCAGTGGTACTTCGTGCGGAATCCCGGTGCGGCGTTCTCGTTCGCCGAGGGACAGACGTGGCTCTTCACGGGCTTCGCGATCGTCATGATCGTCGTCATCGTCGTCGTGGCCCGCCGGATCCACTCGGCCCGATGGGCCGCCGTGTTCGGGCTCGTACTCGGTGGTGTGCTCGGGAATCTCACCGACCGACTCCTGCGGCCACCGGGATTCGGCGTGGGGCACGTCGTCGACTTCATCTCGACGCCGTGGCTGATCCCGGCGATCTACAACATCGCGGACATGGGCATCGTGTTCGGGATGATCCTGTTCGTGCTCCTCACGGTGCTCGACGTCGGGTTCGACGGTGTCCGACGCCGTTCGCGCTCGGACGGGGCGCCGGCCCCCGAGGACGAGCCGGACGAGGCGTCCGGCGGGGTCGGGACACCGCCCGCCCCCGGGACGGACGAGCGGGAGGGGCGCGCATGA
- the dnaE gene encoding DNA polymerase III subunit alpha — protein sequence MSESDSFVHLHVHSEYSMLDGAARVGDLMKAVSAEGMPAIAMTDHGNVFGAYDFARQARQNGIKPIIGTEAYLTPGTHRSDRTRVKFGDGGGDDVSGAGAYTHITLLSHSTPGMHNLFKLSSRASMEGYYFKPRMDRELLQEYHEGLIATTGCPSGEIQTRLRLGQYEEARKAAGEFREIFGAENYFCEIMDHGIDIERRVMGDLLKLAKDMAIPLVATNDLHYTHHGDADSHSALLCVQSGSTMHDPNRFKFDGSGYYLKSAAEMRQIFRDHPEACDNTLLIAERCEATFDEDASYMPVFPVPEGETEESWFIREVQTGLHGRYPDGIPERVQQQADYENGVITQMGFPGYFLVVADYINWAKSKGIRVGPGRGSGAGSMVAYALGITGLDPLEHGLIFERFLNPDRVSMPDFDVDFDERRRGEVIDYVTEKYGVDRVSQVVTYGTIKTKQALKDSARVLGHPFGMGERLTKALPPAIMAKDIPLRGIVDPKHERYKEAGEFRALIETDPEAKTVFDTALGIEGLKRQWGVHACAVIMSSHPLMDIIPIMKREQDGAIITQFDYPTCEALGLLKMDFLGLRNLTIIDDALDNIRDNKGAEVELEALSLDDHPTYELLARGDSLGIFQLDGGPMRSLLRLMKPDNFEDISAVGALYRPGPMGANSHTNYALRKNGLQEVVPIHPELAEPLQDILGETFGLIVYQEQVMAIAQKLAGFTLGQADLLRRAMGKKKKAELDKQYEGFHRGMRENGYSDAAVTTLWDILLPFSDYAFNKAHSAAYGVVSYWTAYLKAHYPAEYMAALLTSVGDSRDKLAIYLGECRRMQIDVLPPDVNESVAKFAAVGMDIRFGLGAVRNVGANVVEEIRAARKEKGAFESFHDFLRKVPLGVANKRTIESLIKAGAFDSLGNTRRALLEIHEDAVDASVSRKRNEAHGQVDLFAGLMDFEEETDQVPDRPEFARTDKLAFERDMLGLYVSDHPLKGLERELAKLASTSILDLLESETVEDGQQVTIAGLITSVQHRVARQSGNPYGMVQVEDFGGEMTVMFMGKTYQEFASKLVNDAIVVVRGRVSKRDDGMNLHAQGLQVPRFAEEGSTGPLTLALVDTQATERVVGQLDEVLRRHAGASEVRLKMRGANVIRRFELPHRVRVSDDLFGELKALLGPGCLG from the coding sequence TTGTCCGAGTCCGACTCGTTCGTCCACCTGCACGTCCACAGCGAGTACTCGATGCTCGACGGCGCCGCCCGCGTCGGGGACCTCATGAAGGCCGTGAGCGCCGAGGGGATGCCCGCGATCGCGATGACCGACCACGGCAACGTGTTCGGCGCGTACGACTTCGCGCGGCAGGCGCGGCAGAACGGGATCAAGCCGATCATCGGCACGGAGGCGTACCTCACGCCCGGCACGCACCGGTCCGACCGCACGCGCGTGAAGTTCGGCGACGGCGGCGGGGACGACGTCTCGGGCGCCGGCGCGTACACGCACATCACGCTCCTGAGTCACTCGACGCCCGGCATGCACAACCTCTTCAAGCTCTCGTCGCGCGCGTCCATGGAGGGCTACTACTTCAAGCCGCGCATGGACCGCGAACTGCTGCAGGAGTACCACGAGGGGCTCATCGCGACGACCGGCTGCCCGTCGGGCGAGATCCAGACGCGACTCCGGCTCGGGCAGTACGAGGAGGCGCGCAAGGCGGCGGGGGAGTTCCGCGAGATCTTCGGCGCCGAGAACTACTTCTGCGAGATCATGGACCACGGCATCGACATCGAGCGACGCGTCATGGGCGATCTGTTGAAGCTCGCGAAGGACATGGCGATCCCGCTCGTCGCGACGAACGACCTCCACTACACACACCACGGCGACGCCGACAGCCACTCGGCCCTCCTGTGCGTGCAATCGGGTTCGACGATGCACGATCCGAACCGCTTCAAGTTCGACGGCTCCGGCTACTACCTGAAGAGCGCCGCCGAGATGCGGCAGATCTTCCGCGACCACCCCGAGGCGTGCGACAACACGCTGCTCATCGCCGAGCGCTGCGAGGCGACGTTCGACGAGGACGCGAGCTACATGCCCGTGTTCCCCGTCCCGGAGGGCGAGACCGAGGAGTCCTGGTTCATCAGGGAGGTCCAGACGGGCCTCCACGGGCGCTACCCCGACGGCATTCCCGAGCGCGTGCAGCAGCAGGCCGACTACGAGAACGGGGTCATCACCCAGATGGGGTTCCCGGGCTACTTCCTCGTCGTCGCGGACTACATCAACTGGGCGAAGTCGAAGGGCATCCGCGTCGGTCCCGGCCGTGGCTCGGGTGCCGGATCGATGGTCGCCTACGCGCTCGGCATCACGGGACTCGACCCGCTCGAGCACGGGCTCATCTTCGAGCGCTTCCTCAACCCCGATCGCGTCTCGATGCCCGACTTCGACGTCGACTTCGACGAGCGTCGGCGCGGTGAGGTCATCGACTACGTGACCGAGAAGTACGGCGTCGACCGCGTCTCGCAGGTCGTCACCTACGGCACGATCAAGACGAAGCAGGCGCTCAAGGACTCGGCGCGCGTGCTCGGGCACCCGTTCGGCATGGGCGAGCGGCTCACGAAGGCGCTCCCGCCGGCCATCATGGCGAAGGACATCCCACTGCGTGGCATCGTCGACCCGAAGCACGAGCGCTACAAGGAGGCGGGCGAGTTCCGCGCGCTCATCGAGACCGACCCCGAGGCGAAGACCGTGTTCGACACGGCGCTCGGCATCGAGGGCCTCAAGCGCCAGTGGGGCGTGCACGCGTGCGCCGTCATCATGTCGAGCCACCCGCTCATGGACATCATCCCCATCATGAAGCGGGAGCAGGACGGCGCGATCATCACGCAGTTCGACTACCCGACCTGCGAGGCCCTCGGCCTGCTGAAGATGGACTTCCTCGGGCTCCGCAACCTCACGATCATCGACGACGCGCTCGACAACATCCGCGACAACAAGGGCGCCGAGGTCGAGCTCGAAGCGCTCTCGCTCGACGACCACCCGACGTACGAACTGCTCGCCCGCGGCGACTCGCTCGGCATCTTCCAGCTCGACGGCGGGCCGATGCGCTCGCTCCTGCGCCTCATGAAGCCCGACAACTTCGAGGACATCTCGGCCGTCGGCGCGCTCTACCGGCCGGGCCCGATGGGCGCGAACTCGCACACGAACTACGCGCTGCGCAAGAACGGGCTGCAGGAGGTCGTGCCGATCCACCCGGAGCTCGCGGAGCCGCTGCAGGACATCCTCGGCGAGACCTTCGGCCTCATCGTGTACCAGGAGCAGGTCATGGCGATCGCGCAGAAGCTCGCGGGCTTCACGCTCGGCCAGGCCGATCTGCTCCGCCGCGCGATGGGCAAGAAGAAGAAGGCGGAGCTCGACAAGCAGTACGAGGGCTTCCATCGCGGCATGCGCGAGAACGGCTACTCGGACGCCGCCGTCACGACGCTGTGGGACATCCTCCTGCCGTTCTCCGACTACGCCTTCAACAAGGCGCACTCCGCCGCGTACGGCGTCGTCTCGTACTGGACGGCGTATCTGAAGGCCCACTACCCGGCCGAGTACATGGCGGCGCTCCTCACGAGCGTCGGCGATTCCCGCGACAAGCTCGCGATCTACCTCGGCGAGTGCCGCCGCATGCAGATCGACGTGCTGCCCCCGGACGTCAACGAGTCGGTCGCGAAGTTCGCGGCCGTCGGCATGGACATCCGATTCGGCCTCGGCGCGGTGCGCAACGTCGGCGCCAACGTCGTGGAGGAGATCCGGGCCGCGCGCAAGGAGAAGGGCGCGTTCGAGAGCTTCCACGACTTCCTCCGCAAGGTACCGCTCGGCGTCGCGAACAAGCGCACGATCGAGTCGCTCATCAAGGCGGGCGCGTTCGACTCGCTCGGCAATACGCGCCGGGCACTGCTCGAGATCCACGAGGACGCCGTCGACGCGTCGGTGTCGCGCAAGCGGAACGAGGCGCACGGGCAGGTCGACCTGTTCGCGGGCCTCATGGACTTCGAGGAGGAGACCGACCAGGTTCCCGACCGCCCCGAGTTCGCCCGCACCGACAAACTCGCGTTCGAGCGCGACATGCTCGGGCTCTACGTGTCGGACCACCCGCTCAAGGGGCTCGAACGGGAACTCGCGAAGCTCGCGTCGACCTCGATCCTCGACCTGCTCGAGTCCGAGACGGTCGAGGACGGTCAGCAGGTCACGATCGCGGGCCTCATCACGAGCGTCCAGCACCGCGTGGCCCGTCAATCGGGCAACCCGTACGGCATGGTGCAGGTCGAGGACTTCGGCGGCGAGATGACCGTCATGTTCATGGGCAAGACGTACCAGGAGTTCGCGTCGAAGCTCGTCAACGATGCGATCGTCGTCGTCCGCGGGCGCGTCTCGAAGCGCGACGACGGCATGAACCTGCACGCCCAGGGCCTGCAGGTGCCGCGTTTCGCCGAGGAGGGCAGCACCGGGCCGCTCACGCTCGCGCTCGTCGACACCCAGGCGACCGAGCGCGTCGTCGGGCAACTCGACGAGGTCCTGCGGCGGCACGCCGGGGCGAGCGAGGTGCGGCTCAAGATGCGCGGCGCGAACGTGATCCGGCGCTTCGAGCTGCCGCACCGCGTGCGCGTGTCCGACGACCTGTTCGGCGAGCTCAAGGCGCTCCTGGGCCCCGGCTGTCTCGGGTGA